One region of Haladaptatus cibarius D43 genomic DNA includes:
- the endA gene encoding tRNA-intron lyase, translating into MNGRLRADEVIAGGDARQRYYDSRGYGRPLDGNEIALSRVEAAHLLLRDDLDSVEGMNFREFLQDSTGDDFAARFFVYADLRERGFYLSPDREGWVSDPLSDSDFVVYPRGGGPWDDEVLYRLRVASERESIPASQLGDVVLAVVDEESEITYFETDRIEISGTTNHDVPTNVSGSLLADRVLVWDAPDELHHESFYGQPMGGRNPAGVLQLSLVEAAHLVAEGNLSVSGEYDEIVARGRDVKGERFDRRLCVYRALREGNVVPKTGFKFGADFRTYADVESVDNLGHSEYLIRVLEDGHTFSPRDLALDVRLAHGVRKKMIFALVTENERITDWLSVTRLTP; encoded by the coding sequence ATGAACGGACGCCTACGCGCCGACGAAGTAATCGCTGGTGGTGATGCCCGCCAGCGCTACTACGATTCGCGGGGATACGGCAGACCACTCGACGGGAACGAAATCGCTCTCTCGCGGGTTGAGGCCGCCCATCTCCTGCTTCGTGACGACCTCGATTCGGTGGAGGGAATGAATTTCCGCGAGTTCCTTCAGGACTCGACTGGCGACGACTTTGCGGCCCGATTTTTCGTCTACGCCGATTTGCGAGAACGCGGGTTTTACCTCTCGCCCGACCGGGAAGGATGGGTGTCTGACCCACTCTCGGATTCCGATTTCGTCGTCTACCCACGCGGAGGCGGGCCGTGGGACGACGAGGTGCTGTACCGTCTTCGCGTCGCCAGCGAGCGCGAATCGATTCCGGCGTCACAGTTGGGAGACGTGGTGCTCGCAGTCGTGGACGAGGAGAGCGAAATCACCTACTTCGAAACCGACCGCATCGAGATTTCGGGCACGACGAACCACGACGTACCGACGAACGTTTCGGGATCGTTACTTGCCGACCGCGTGCTGGTCTGGGACGCGCCGGACGAACTGCACCACGAATCGTTTTACGGACAACCGATGGGCGGTAGAAATCCGGCAGGGGTCTTGCAGTTATCGCTGGTTGAGGCGGCGCATCTAGTCGCGGAGGGAAACCTCTCGGTTTCGGGCGAGTACGACGAAATCGTCGCCCGGGGACGGGACGTGAAAGGTGAGCGATTCGACCGCAGACTGTGTGTGTATCGCGCGCTCCGCGAAGGTAACGTGGTTCCGAAAACCGGCTTCAAATTCGGCGCGGATTTCCGAACCTACGCGGACGTGGAGTCGGTGGACAATCTGGGCCACTCCGAGTATCTGATTCGCGTGCTTGAGGACGGTCATACGTTCTCGCCCCGCGACCTCGCGCTGGACGTGCGGTTGGCTCACGGGGTGCGAAAGAAAATGATTTTTGCGCTCGTCACGGAAAACGAACGAATAACCGACTGGCTTTCGGTCACCCGACTTACACCATGA
- a CDS encoding class I SAM-dependent methyltransferase: MAQNRQKRSGESDESLPEGFISISNDWEFMMDWERFYRRADYDRCAYIGGERMADLVERCFDWRGVPDDFASVGCGPAVVPFLLAERHPETEIFGFDLSETVVRDNAEKAEEQGLDNLQFAVDSLPDLDTDQKFDVVYCVATLYFVEEPKRAIESLYSRVRDGGHLVLNYPNETSQAQFDREFEGRKRESFELVLSGANLISEDVVQEATGAETRNYWELVDAEGEEFVDSATPCVVVEK; the protein is encoded by the coding sequence ATGGCCCAGAATCGACAAAAACGTTCCGGAGAATCGGACGAAAGCCTTCCGGAGGGATTTATCTCGATTTCGAACGATTGGGAGTTCATGATGGATTGGGAGCGGTTCTACCGACGTGCCGATTACGACCGTTGTGCCTACATCGGCGGCGAACGGATGGCCGACCTCGTGGAGCGATGTTTCGACTGGAGGGGCGTCCCCGACGACTTCGCCTCGGTTGGCTGTGGCCCCGCAGTCGTCCCCTTCCTGCTTGCGGAACGCCACCCCGAAACCGAGATTTTCGGCTTCGACCTCTCGGAGACGGTCGTTCGGGACAACGCGGAGAAAGCGGAGGAGCAAGGACTCGACAACCTCCAGTTTGCGGTCGATTCGCTTCCCGACCTCGACACCGACCAAAAATTCGACGTGGTGTACTGTGTCGCCACGCTCTATTTCGTAGAAGAGCCGAAACGCGCAATCGAGAGTCTGTATTCACGGGTGCGAGACGGCGGCCACCTCGTGTTGAACTACCCGAACGAAACCAGTCAAGCCCAGTTTGACAGGGAGTTCGAGGGGCGAAAGCGCGAATCGTTCGAGTTGGTGCTGAGTGGTGCGAACCTGATTAGCGAAGACGTGGTTCAGGAGGCGACTGGTGCCGAGACGCGAAACTACTGGGAACTGGTCGATGCCGAGGGAGAGGAATTTGTCGATTCCGCGACTCCCTGCGTCGTCGTCGAAAAGTGA
- the thsB gene encoding thermosome subunit beta, producing the protein MSQRMQGQPMIVMSEDSQRVKDKDAQEHNITAARAVADAVRSTLGPKGMDKMLVDSMGDVTITNDGVTILKEMDIDNPTAEMIIEVAETQEDEAGDGTTTAVAVTGELLKNAQNLLEQDIHPTAVIKGFHLASEKAREEVDNIAENVDTDDEDLLRKVAETSMTGKGAELNKEVLSQIIVDAVQAVTVEDTVDLEFINIETQTGRSAGESELLEGAVIDKDPVHDNMPKSVEDAKVLLLNEAVEVEETDVDTEISINDPDQLKNFLDREEAQLKEKVEQIKETGANVVFCQKGIDDLAQHYLAKEGILAVRRAKKSDIQFLREVLGTDIVSDLDSASEIELGEGSITRDDSDELFYVSGGDDAHGVTLLLRGSTDHVVDELERGITDALDVVAQTVSDGRVVSGGGAIEVELASRLRDYSDSVEGREQLAVEAFADSLELVPRVLAENAGLDSIDTLVDLRAAHEDGEKRAGLNVFSSDVEDTFEAGIVEPAHAKEQALSSATEAANLVLKIDDIISAGDLSTDKGGDEGAGGPPAGGMGGMGGMGGAM; encoded by the coding sequence ATGAGTCAGCGCATGCAAGGTCAGCCGATGATCGTAATGTCCGAGGATTCCCAGCGCGTCAAAGACAAAGACGCACAGGAACACAACATCACCGCGGCGCGAGCGGTCGCGGATGCTGTACGTTCCACACTCGGACCGAAAGGGATGGACAAGATGCTCGTCGATTCGATGGGCGACGTGACCATCACGAATGACGGCGTGACCATCCTCAAGGAGATGGACATCGACAACCCGACGGCCGAGATGATTATCGAGGTCGCCGAAACCCAAGAGGACGAGGCGGGAGACGGCACCACGACGGCCGTCGCAGTGACGGGCGAACTCCTCAAGAACGCGCAGAACCTCCTCGAACAGGACATCCACCCGACGGCGGTCATCAAAGGATTCCACCTCGCAAGCGAGAAGGCTCGCGAGGAAGTTGACAACATCGCGGAAAACGTCGACACCGACGACGAAGACCTCCTCCGCAAGGTCGCAGAAACTAGCATGACCGGCAAGGGCGCGGAACTCAATAAGGAAGTTCTCAGCCAAATCATCGTTGACGCCGTGCAGGCGGTCACCGTCGAGGACACCGTTGACCTCGAATTCATCAACATCGAGACGCAGACCGGTCGCTCCGCGGGCGAGTCCGAACTGCTCGAAGGTGCAGTCATCGACAAAGACCCCGTCCACGACAACATGCCGAAATCGGTCGAAGACGCCAAGGTTCTCCTCCTCAACGAAGCCGTCGAAGTCGAGGAAACCGATGTCGACACCGAAATCTCCATCAACGATCCAGACCAGCTCAAGAACTTCCTCGACCGCGAGGAAGCACAGCTGAAAGAGAAGGTCGAGCAAATCAAGGAAACGGGCGCGAACGTCGTCTTCTGCCAGAAAGGCATCGACGACCTCGCACAGCACTACCTCGCCAAGGAAGGCATCCTCGCCGTCCGACGCGCGAAAAAGAGCGACATTCAGTTCCTCCGCGAAGTTCTCGGCACGGACATCGTCTCGGACCTCGACAGCGCTTCCGAAATCGAACTCGGAGAAGGGAGCATCACCCGCGACGACAGCGACGAACTGTTCTACGTCTCCGGCGGCGACGACGCTCACGGTGTCACGCTTCTCCTGCGTGGTTCCACCGACCACGTCGTTGACGAACTCGAACGCGGCATCACGGACGCCCTCGACGTCGTTGCACAGACTGTCAGCGACGGTCGCGTCGTCTCCGGCGGCGGAGCAATCGAAGTCGAACTCGCCTCCCGACTCCGCGACTACTCCGACAGCGTGGAAGGCCGAGAACAGCTCGCAGTCGAAGCGTTCGCTGACTCGCTCGAACTCGTCCCACGCGTTCTCGCCGAGAACGCCGGACTTGACTCCATCGACACGCTCGTTGACCTCCGCGCGGCACACGAAGACGGCGAGAAACGCGCCGGTCTGAACGTCTTCAGCAGCGACGTCGAAGACACCTTCGAAGCAGGCATCGTCGAGCCAGCCCACGCGAAAGAGCAGGCACTTTCCAGTGCCACCGAGGCCGCGAACCTCGTCCTCAAAATCGACGACATCATCTCCGCAGGCGACCTCTCCACCGACAAAGGTGGCGACGAGGGCGCAGGCGGCCCACCAGCAGGCGGCATGGGTGGCATGGGCGGAATGGGCGGCGCGATGTGA
- a CDS encoding PDDEXK family nuclease: protein MTETIRVFAGDCTITTDGDTKQNRRGEMVALLKPDDTLLVHDIDGYQPVEWLTRAETTHASLDGDTFTLVAATSDRRVRVECHTSYDISRYPGSKAGIPVGTCPHCDGALTRAKGSVSCLGCRREYSIPRNASVGGNSCDCGLPTMRVERGAEFELCLDRNCGTVLAAVQERFDREWDCPECGADLRILRRGGIIAGCDRYPDCETGFGVPNGRIVDSCACGLPVFRTRTGRRCLATDCEEFESEDLEG from the coding sequence ATGACCGAAACGATTCGCGTGTTCGCCGGCGACTGCACGATTACGACCGACGGCGACACGAAACAGAACCGACGCGGCGAGATGGTCGCGCTCCTGAAACCCGACGATACCCTGCTCGTCCACGATATTGATGGGTATCAGCCAGTCGAATGGCTCACACGGGCGGAAACCACTCACGCGAGTCTCGACGGCGATACGTTCACCCTCGTCGCGGCGACCAGCGACCGCCGGGTTCGAGTCGAGTGCCACACTAGCTACGACATTTCACGGTATCCGGGGTCAAAAGCCGGGATTCCGGTCGGAACCTGTCCACACTGTGACGGCGCACTGACCCGAGCGAAAGGGAGCGTCTCCTGTCTTGGCTGTCGCCGGGAGTACAGCATCCCCCGAAACGCCAGCGTTGGCGGGAACTCCTGCGACTGCGGCCTCCCGACCATGCGCGTCGAACGCGGCGCGGAGTTCGAACTCTGTCTCGACCGAAACTGCGGAACTGTACTTGCAGCAGTCCAGGAACGATTCGACCGCGAGTGGGACTGCCCCGAGTGCGGTGCCGACCTCCGTATTTTGCGTCGAGGTGGAATCATCGCGGGGTGTGACCGCTATCCCGATTGTGAAACCGGCTTCGGCGTTCCGAACGGGAGAATCGTGGATTCGTGCGCCTGTGGACTGCCGGTGTTTCGGACGCGAACCGGGCGGCGCTGTTTGGCCACCGATTGCGAGGAGTTCGAAAGCGAGGATTTGGAAGGGTGA
- a CDS encoding ornithine cyclodeaminase family protein, with the protein METLLLNQDAVDENTQMPELIRAIEDAFAAYATGDAQMPAKSYIDLPQYNGDFRSMPAYLDADDWDAAGIKWVNVHPDNPEEFDLPTVMGTMVYSDPETAFPLAIMDGTELTMKRTGAAAAVATDHLAVEDATSMGLIGAGVQSYTQLEAISEIRPIEDVVISDLNEEAVADFIDYFDDDFDVRAGSISEAASCDVLSTVTPVETPIVSAENLGEHTHVNAMGADAEGKHELADEILLNAKLVIDDHAQTTHSGEINVPYNEGVLSDDDIHGDIGDIVIGDLSGRTENDGVTVFDSTGLAIQDVAAAHVVYEHANENDNGYPFDLLGVQ; encoded by the coding sequence ATGGAAACACTCCTGCTCAATCAGGATGCCGTAGACGAGAACACACAGATGCCCGAACTCATCCGGGCCATCGAGGACGCCTTCGCGGCGTATGCAACCGGGGACGCACAGATGCCTGCAAAATCCTATATCGACCTGCCGCAGTACAACGGCGACTTTCGGTCGATGCCCGCCTACCTCGACGCGGACGACTGGGATGCCGCGGGTATCAAGTGGGTGAACGTCCACCCCGACAATCCCGAGGAGTTCGACCTGCCGACCGTCATGGGGACGATGGTGTACAGCGACCCCGAAACCGCGTTCCCGCTGGCGATTATGGACGGCACCGAACTCACGATGAAGCGCACGGGCGCGGCGGCGGCAGTCGCAACCGACCACCTCGCCGTCGAGGACGCGACGAGCATGGGCCTCATCGGCGCAGGTGTCCAATCCTACACGCAGTTGGAGGCGATTTCGGAAATTCGCCCGATCGAGGACGTCGTCATCAGCGACCTGAACGAGGAAGCCGTCGCGGACTTCATCGACTACTTCGATGACGACTTCGACGTTCGCGCGGGTTCGATTTCCGAGGCCGCATCCTGCGACGTGCTTTCGACGGTTACGCCCGTCGAAACCCCGATCGTCTCCGCCGAGAACCTCGGCGAACATACGCACGTCAACGCCATGGGCGCGGACGCGGAAGGCAAACACGAACTCGCGGACGAAATCCTGCTAAACGCGAAACTCGTCATCGACGACCACGCACAGACGACCCACTCCGGCGAAATCAACGTCCCGTACAACGAGGGCGTCCTCTCGGACGACGACATCCACGGCGACATCGGCGACATCGTTATCGGTGACCTTTCCGGACGAACCGAGAATGACGGCGTCACCGTCTTCGACAGCACTGGACTGGCCATTCAGGACGTGGCCGCCGCTCACGTCGTCTACGAACACGCGAACGAAAACGACAACGGCTACCCGTTCGACCTCCTCGGCGTCCAGTAA
- a CDS encoding tryptophan--tRNA ligase, giving the protein MTRDDTDTTDTTDTTDTSNTTNADDTDESSLRPDGGTAAGEDDVALDPWGSATVSDYRKLFEEFGIEEFDGVLPEVPNPHYLMRRGVIFGNRGYRRVAEAMQNDEPFAALSGFMPTGEPHIGHKLVFDELIWHQKQGGDTYGLIADLEAHSARGLSWEEIDEHSRDYLLSLLALGFDAEDGTLYRQSENRELQDLSFELGSKANFSEFQSIYGFDGETNVSHVQSVVTQMADILYPQLDEPKPTVIPVGPDQDPHVRLARDLAVRMRFFGVTEAYASFELDEDEQKFVAELYRTLDSADFDDDSLRCVHVAQAIDGMTPDELDVDAETISSAKAKLDEAGMEPLRPRVRFLDRNATEEAFHALIDAIDGEKRVFDEHIDVFDLSREEAEELAREVEMENDGYGFIMPSSIYHRFMTGLTGGKMSSSVPASHISLMDDPQDGYDKVKSATTGGRETADLQREKGGKADECPVYELYAYLLSGDDDEFATEVYEECVGGERLCGGCKEQAAELMKEFLEEHQEKREEAEELLEELDIQLKSSRR; this is encoded by the coding sequence ATGACACGAGACGACACTGACACCACTGACACCACTGACACAACCGACACGAGCAACACTACCAACGCTGACGATACTGACGAATCATCACTCCGTCCCGACGGTGGAACCGCCGCGGGCGAGGACGACGTTGCACTCGACCCGTGGGGGTCGGCGACCGTCTCCGACTACCGAAAACTGTTCGAGGAGTTCGGTATCGAGGAGTTCGACGGCGTGCTTCCCGAGGTTCCGAATCCTCACTATCTGATGCGCAGAGGTGTCATCTTCGGCAACCGCGGCTATCGCCGGGTTGCCGAGGCGATGCAGAACGACGAACCTTTCGCGGCGCTGTCGGGGTTCATGCCAACGGGTGAACCGCACATCGGGCACAAACTGGTGTTCGACGAACTCATCTGGCACCAAAAACAGGGCGGGGACACCTACGGCCTCATCGCCGACCTCGAAGCCCACAGCGCCCGCGGCCTGTCGTGGGAGGAAATTGATGAACACTCGCGTGACTACCTCCTGTCGCTTCTCGCACTCGGATTCGACGCCGAGGACGGAACGCTCTACCGTCAGTCCGAAAATCGCGAACTGCAAGACCTTTCGTTCGAACTCGGGTCGAAAGCCAACTTCTCGGAGTTCCAATCCATCTACGGTTTCGACGGCGAAACCAACGTCTCGCACGTCCAGAGCGTCGTCACGCAGATGGCCGACATCCTCTACCCGCAACTGGACGAACCGAAACCGACCGTCATCCCGGTCGGCCCCGACCAAGACCCGCACGTCAGACTGGCCCGCGACTTGGCCGTCAGAATGCGGTTTTTCGGCGTGACGGAAGCCTACGCGAGTTTCGAACTGGACGAGGACGAACAGAAATTCGTCGCCGAACTGTACCGCACGCTCGACTCGGCCGACTTCGACGACGATTCGCTTCGCTGTGTCCACGTCGCGCAGGCAATCGACGGGATGACGCCGGACGAACTCGACGTTGACGCAGAAACCATCTCGTCCGCGAAGGCGAAACTCGACGAAGCAGGAATGGAACCCCTTCGACCCCGCGTTCGGTTCCTCGACCGAAATGCCACCGAGGAGGCCTTCCACGCCCTCATTGACGCCATCGACGGCGAAAAGCGCGTTTTCGACGAACACATCGACGTGTTCGACCTCTCGCGCGAGGAAGCCGAGGAACTCGCCCGCGAGGTGGAGATGGAGAACGACGGCTACGGCTTCATCATGCCCTCTTCGATTTACCATCGATTCATGACCGGCCTGACTGGTGGGAAAATGTCCTCGTCGGTTCCGGCGAGTCACATCAGCCTGATGGACGACCCGCAGGACGGTTATGACAAGGTCAAATCGGCCACGACGGGCGGCCGCGAGACTGCCGACCTCCAGCGCGAAAAAGGTGGCAAGGCCGACGAATGTCCCGTCTACGAACTGTACGCCTACCTGCTGTCGGGCGACGACGACGAGTTCGCCACGGAAGTGTACGAGGAGTGCGTCGGCGGCGAACGACTTTGTGGCGGATGCAAGGAACAAGCCGCGGAGTTAATGAAGGAGTTCCTCGAAGAGCATCAGGAAAAGCGCGAGGAAGCAGAAGAACTGCTGGAAGAGTTGGATATTCAGTTGAAATCCTCACGGCGATAA
- a CDS encoding DUF7535 family protein: protein MSQGESEIQPVKKAFRTVTPPYHGHPDSEMNAIGIAIFLGLLVLMVPLLPFLVIVWAISKLTEALAQKAPIGDEEQ from the coding sequence ATGAGTCAGGGGGAATCGGAGATACAACCGGTGAAAAAGGCGTTTCGGACGGTGACACCACCGTATCACGGGCATCCGGACAGCGAAATGAACGCCATCGGTATCGCGATATTTCTCGGACTGCTCGTGCTGATGGTGCCACTGTTGCCGTTTCTGGTCATCGTGTGGGCAATCTCGAAACTGACCGAAGCACTTGCACAGAAGGCACCAATCGGTGACGAAGAGCAGTGA
- a CDS encoding DEAD/DEAH box helicase, with the protein MQVSEAVPEFAEAFAFEEFNRMQREMLPALLDSGENVVASAPTASGKTALAELAICKALGDGGTALFIAPMRALTNEKETEWERFEELGYSVYVVTGERDLNPRRAKRADILVMTPEKTDSATRKHDSARYSFITNVDCCVIDEVHLLDSDKRGSVLEVTISRLRRLCDPRIVALSATMPNVKDVANWLDAPPETTFEFGDDYRPVDLHADVKTYTHGDNSFADKYRRLYRALDLAEPHVREDGQALVFVSSRQDTVQAAKKTRDEIAERDIPIGARGDYDFHTETQELRNDTLRNSVLDGVAFHHAGLSKNDRDMVEEWFKQGKIQILFSTSTLAWGVNLPARCVVLRDTKLHDPLEGEVDMSPLDVLQMLGRAGRPGYDDVGYGWVVCDYADADKYRKLLREGKEIESRLAEDLDSHLNAEIAMGTISDLEDVMSWLETTFYYVRAQSKPEKYDFENIRERVRTTLKRLVDRGFVERGDDLSIDGTALAMLTSKFYLDLDTAERFRRLAEKEEIDTPAILEAVAGAAEFDSVNARQSERDAINSVLVGQDSGDLEGGGRKVLAILRASMTGSTPGELRSDAWVIQQNAVRLLAALRAFLKRLDQPMAANLATRVEARLENGVDERSVGLTAIDGVGAGRANKLAKEGLETPADVCEADVDGLIEAGLSEGVAEQVEESARELPNVEIEWGDFPTRIARGENDMREVTLRNRGQGEQAVVEVTVNGIEMTTKSTYIDADATVPVGVFGGTDDEMEFVIRVAFPDLPVVPITDSRTVKVE; encoded by the coding sequence ATGCAGGTCTCCGAGGCGGTTCCCGAGTTCGCGGAGGCGTTCGCCTTCGAGGAGTTCAACCGGATGCAGAGAGAGATGCTCCCCGCACTGCTCGACAGCGGGGAGAACGTAGTCGCCAGCGCGCCGACCGCGAGCGGGAAAACCGCCCTCGCAGAACTGGCAATTTGTAAGGCGCTGGGCGACGGCGGCACCGCGCTGTTCATCGCGCCCATGCGCGCGCTGACGAACGAAAAGGAAACCGAATGGGAACGCTTCGAAGAACTCGGCTACTCGGTCTACGTCGTCACGGGCGAACGCGATTTGAACCCACGCCGGGCGAAACGCGCTGACATCCTCGTGATGACGCCGGAGAAAACTGATTCTGCGACCCGGAAACACGACTCCGCACGCTATTCGTTCATTACGAACGTGGACTGCTGTGTCATCGACGAGGTTCATCTGCTGGATTCGGACAAACGCGGGAGCGTCCTCGAAGTGACCATCTCCCGCCTGCGGAGACTTTGTGACCCCCGAATCGTCGCGCTTTCCGCGACGATGCCGAACGTGAAGGACGTGGCAAATTGGCTGGATGCACCGCCAGAAACCACCTTCGAGTTCGGCGACGACTACCGACCGGTGGATTTGCACGCGGACGTGAAGACCTACACTCACGGGGACAACTCCTTTGCGGACAAATATCGACGGCTCTATCGCGCGCTCGACCTCGCAGAGCCGCACGTCCGCGAGGACGGACAGGCCCTCGTGTTCGTTTCTTCGCGGCAGGATACGGTGCAGGCAGCGAAGAAGACCCGCGACGAAATAGCGGAGCGAGATATTCCAATCGGCGCGCGTGGAGACTACGATTTCCACACCGAAACGCAAGAACTGCGGAACGACACCCTTCGAAACTCGGTGCTCGACGGCGTTGCCTTCCATCACGCCGGGCTGTCGAAAAACGACCGCGACATGGTCGAAGAGTGGTTCAAGCAAGGAAAAATCCAAATCCTCTTTTCGACCTCCACGCTCGCGTGGGGGGTCAACCTCCCTGCCAGATGCGTGGTTTTGCGGGATACCAAACTCCACGACCCCCTTGAGGGCGAGGTGGATATGAGTCCCTTAGACGTACTCCAGATGCTCGGACGGGCAGGCAGACCGGGCTACGACGACGTTGGCTACGGATGGGTCGTCTGTGACTACGCGGACGCTGACAAATACCGAAAACTGCTCCGCGAGGGGAAGGAAATCGAATCCCGGCTGGCGGAGGATTTGGATTCCCATTTGAACGCCGAAATCGCCATGGGCACCATCTCGGATTTGGAGGACGTGATGTCGTGGCTCGAAACGACGTTCTACTACGTTCGGGCGCAAAGCAAACCAGAAAAATACGATTTCGAGAATATCCGCGAGCGCGTCCGAACCACGCTCAAACGCCTCGTTGACCGAGGCTTCGTGGAACGCGGCGACGACCTTTCAATCGACGGCACTGCACTCGCAATGCTGACCTCGAAGTTCTATCTCGACCTCGACACGGCGGAGCGATTCCGTAGACTGGCCGAAAAAGAGGAAATCGACACGCCCGCCATCCTCGAAGCAGTCGCCGGGGCCGCCGAGTTCGACAGCGTGAACGCCCGCCAATCCGAGCGTGACGCCATCAACTCCGTTCTCGTCGGGCAGGATTCGGGCGATTTGGAGGGCGGCGGGCGAAAAGTGCTCGCCATCCTCCGCGCCAGCATGACCGGTTCGACGCCGGGCGAACTCCGGAGCGATGCGTGGGTCATCCAGCAGAACGCAGTGCGACTCCTCGCCGCACTGCGTGCGTTTTTGAAGCGACTCGACCAGCCGATGGCCGCGAACCTCGCAACTCGCGTCGAAGCGCGATTGGAAAACGGCGTGGACGAGCGTTCCGTCGGTCTGACCGCAATCGACGGCGTGGGCGCTGGCCGAGCGAACAAGTTGGCGAAAGAAGGGCTGGAAACGCCCGCCGACGTGTGCGAGGCGGACGTGGACGGCCTGATTGAAGCAGGACTCTCCGAAGGTGTCGCCGAGCAGGTAGAAGAGAGCGCCCGCGAACTTCCCAACGTGGAAATCGAGTGGGGCGACTTCCCAACCCGAATCGCCCGCGGGGAGAACGATATGCGGGAGGTTACTCTCCGAAATCGTGGGCAGGGCGAGCAGGCGGTCGTCGAAGTCACCGTCAACGGCATCGAGATGACCACGAAATCGACGTACATCGACGCCGACGCGACGGTTCCCGTCGGCGTCTTCGGCGGCACCGACGACGAAATGGAGTTCGTGATTCGAGTTGCCTTCCCCGACCTTCCGGTAGTTCCGATTACCGACTCGCGGACTGTGAAAGTTGAGTAA
- a CDS encoding HAD family hydrolase translates to MDGTKTNREPPNAVLFDMDGVIVNSEDFWVELEEETIFPKVVEEDVTADEITGMNYREIYDYLDSEYQTTATKEEFIAIYDEAAKQLYGEHVSLMDGFHDLLADLRENGTEIALVSSSPHHWIDIVLDRFDLKFSEVVSAEDINAPGKPEPAIFEHAAGLLGKHADECAAVEDSENGVESAVRAGTYCIGYPNGAKELDLSSADVVVSSPEELREELISKVAETA, encoded by the coding sequence ATGGACGGAACGAAAACGAACCGCGAACCACCGAACGCGGTGCTGTTCGACATGGACGGCGTCATCGTGAACTCGGAGGATTTCTGGGTCGAACTCGAAGAGGAAACCATCTTCCCGAAAGTGGTCGAAGAAGACGTAACCGCCGACGAAATCACGGGAATGAACTACCGCGAAATCTACGACTACCTCGATTCGGAGTACCAAACGACTGCGACCAAAGAGGAGTTCATCGCGATATACGACGAGGCCGCAAAGCAACTCTACGGCGAACACGTCTCGCTGATGGATGGCTTTCACGACCTGCTCGCCGACCTGCGCGAAAACGGAACCGAAATCGCCCTCGTCTCGTCGTCGCCCCATCACTGGATAGACATCGTTCTTGACCGCTTCGACCTCAAATTCTCGGAAGTCGTCAGCGCCGAGGACATCAACGCGCCCGGCAAACCGGAACCCGCGATTTTCGAGCACGCCGCGGGCTTGCTCGGGAAACACGCCGACGAATGCGCCGCAGTCGAGGATTCCGAAAACGGCGTCGAATCGGCGGTTCGCGCGGGAACCTACTGCATCGGCTATCCGAACGGTGCGAAGGAGTTGGATTTGTCGTCAGCAGATGTGGTCGTTTCGTCGCCGGAGGAACTGCGGGAGGAACTAATCTCGAAGGTTGCGGAGACGGCTTAG